The following nucleotide sequence is from Melioribacteraceae bacterium.
TGCAATTCCAATCGATCATAAAAATATTATTACTAGTACCGAAGCAATGAGTTTAGATAAACAACCAAAAGATCTAATTGTAATTGGTGCGGGCGCAATAGGTGTTGAGTTTGCGTATTTCTACAATGTGCTCGGTACTGAAGTAACTATTATTGAAATGATGGATAACATTTTACCAATTGAGGATAAAGAAGTGTCCGACACTTTAGCTCGAAGTTTCAAAAAACGTGGTATAAAAATTCATACTGGAACAAAAGTAGAAAAAGCTGAAACTAAAGGTAAAAGTGTTGTTGTAACAATTGAAAAGAATGGGAAAAAGGAAGAACTGAAAGCCGAGAAAGTTCTTAGCGCCATTGGTGTTCAAGGAAACGTTGAAGGAATCGGATTGGAAGAGATAGGTGTAGAAATTGAAAAGGGCCATATAAAAGTAGATAAGCATACTTACAAAACCAACATCGATGGAGTTTATGCTATTGGCGATGTTATCGGTGCTCCATGGCTTGCTCATGTCGCTTCACACGAAGGTGTTCATTGTATAGAAAAAATTCATGGCATAAATCACGGCTCCATTGATTACAACTCAATACCCGGATGTACTTATTGTCAACCTCAAGTTGCAAGTATCGGATTAACCGAAGCAAAAGCAAAAGAAAAAGGATACGAATACAAGGTTGGTAAATTCCCTTACTCTGCAAGCGGTAAAGCAGGTGCAATTGGTGAACGCGAGGGATTTGTTAAAATTATTTTTGATTCTAAATACGGTGAAATATTAGGTGCGCATATTATCGGTGCGGAAGCAACTGAATTAATTGCTGAAATTGGAATTGCTAAATCACTTGAAGCAACTTACGAAACAATATTAGGAACGGTACACGCTCATCCAACATTATCCGAGATGGTGATGGAAGCTGCAGGACAAGCTTATGGCGAAGCAATCCACATATAGAACTTTTGATTATATTGATCTTGATTTCATTGATTACGATAAAGCATGGGATTTACAGAAAGAGATATTCAAATTGAGAACAGGTGACGAAATAAATGATACTTTCTTTTTGTTGGAACATCCTCATACATATACTTTGGGTAAAACAGCAGATAAGAAAAATTTAATAAGCAATGAAGCTTTCTTAAACAAGTATGGTATTAAGGTTTATGATATTGATCGTGGTGGTGACATAACTTATCACGGTCCGGGACAAATTGTTGGTTATCCCATAATAAAATTAAGTGAATGGAAAGAAGATACTCATCTTTACCTTCGTAACTTAGAGCAAATTATTATTGATGTTTGCTCGGATTATGGACTTCAAACCGGAAGAATTGATGGTCTAACCGGGGTCTGGATTGAAGATCGTAAAATTGCGGCAATCGGTATTAAGGTCTCACGATGGATAACAATGCACGGTTTTGCTTTCAACATCAATACGGATTTGAATTTATTTAATGGAATTATTCCTTGCGGTATTACGAATAAAAAAGTAACATCGTTACAACATGAACTTGGTAAAGAAGTAAGTATAAATGAAGTGAAAGAGAAATTAGTAGAAAAGTTTAAACATGCATTTAGTTATGATACTTATAAGGTTGTTCTAAAAGATTCATTTGAAAAAGTAAATTGAAATTAGATAAAGGATTTTCTAATGGCAAAAGAGAATAAAGAAGAAATAATAACGGAAGAACAAAATACTTCCAATAAAAAAAATGGTAAAGCTCCTACCGGTAAGTTAGATCACTTTGGGGGAATGACTAAAGAAGAATTAATGAATATTCTTCGTTTGATGTCGCTCGGACGTCAAATGGATAATAAAATCATGAATCTTCTCAAACAAGGTAAAGTCTTTTTCCACATTGCCGGTTCTGGTCATGAAGCAACTCAAGTTGCATTCGGACTCGCAATGAAACCTAAAAAAGATTGGGCATTCCCTTATTATCGAGACATGGCATTTATGTTAGCGCTTGGGACAAAAATTGAAGATGTGTTCCTCGCCCAAATGGGTAAAGCCGATGATCCAATGACCGGTGGTAGACAAATGCCTTGTCATTGGGCATCAAAGGAGTTTAATGTACCAACGCAATCAAGTCCTACCGGTACTCAATTCTTACAAGCTGTCGGTGCTGCTTTAGCTGGAAGAAAAAAAGGTGATGATACAGTAGTTTATGTAAGTGCCGGCGAAGGTACAACGAGTGAAGGTGAATTCTATGAAGCAGTTAATTGGGCGGCTCGTGAAAAACTTCCGGTTGTTTTTGTAATTCAAAATAATAAATGGGCAATTTCTGTCCCTGTACAAGGTCAGAATTCAGGAAGAAATAACTCGGTTGCAGAGATGATGAAAGGTCACGAAAATTTATTGCGAATGGAAGTTGATGGAACTGATTTTTTCAAAGTGAATGCTGCAGCTCAATCCGCATTTAAATATGCCAGACAAGGAAAAGGACCTGCTTTAATTGAAGCTCATGTTGTTAGACTTCTTTCTCATTCATCTTCTGATGATCAAAAAAAATATAGACCACAAGATTCGCTTGAAGAAGATCTCAAAAAAGATCCTATTGAACAGTTCGCTAATAAATTAATTGAGAAGGGAATCCTTACTGAATTAGCGTATAAAGAATTCCAAAAAGAAATTAAAAATCACATTGATGAAGCAGCCGATTGGGCATTAAAGCAATCTGATCCCGAACCGGAATCAGCTATTAAATATGTATTAGATGAAAGCGGCAAACGTGATAAACTTGAATATGAAAAAGGTAAACTCGATGGTAAACCGGCTGTAATGGTTGATGCCATTAATCATGCACTTCGTGAAGAAATGGAGCGAAACGAAAAAATTTATGTTTTTGGTGAAGATGTCGCTGATGGAAAAGGTGGAGTATTTACTGCAACAAAAGGTTTATCGACTCAATTTGGTAACGATCGTGTTTTTAATTCGCCTCTTGCCGAAGCAAGCATTATGGGTGTTGCGATTGGTATGGCTTTAACGGGATTAAAACCTTGTGTTGAAATTCAATTCGGCGATTACATTTGGCCTGCATTCATGCAGATGCGTGATGAACTTGTAATGTATAGATATCGTTCAAATAATTTGTTTGAAGCTCCGGTTGTTACAAGAGTTGCCGTCGGTGGTTATATTCATGGCGGACTTTATCATAGTCAGAATATTGAAGGATTTTTCTCACATATGCCCGGAATATTAATTGCTTATCCTTCAAATGCAGCTGATGCAAAAGGATTATTAAAAACTGCATTACGATTGAATGACCCGGTACTCTTCTTGGAACACAAAGGATTATATAGACAGAGTCACTCAACCGCACCTGAACCTTCAGCAGAATATTTATTGCCTTTTGGTAAAGCTAATGTTGTAAAAGAAGGAACTGACTTAACAATTATCACATGGGGCGCAATCGTTCATGAAGCTAAGTTTGCGGTAAAAAAAGTTGAAGAGGAAGAAGGTTGTTCAATTGAAGTAATTGACATCAGAACTATTCATCCGCTCGATGAAGAAACAATTTACAAATCGGTACGAAAAACCGGTAAAGCAATTATCATGCATGAAGATACACTTACCTCCGGATTTGGTGCCGAAATTGCTGCAAGAATTTCCGCAAATTGTTTTGAAAGTTTAGATGGACCGATCATGAGAGTTGGTGCGAAAGATACACCGATTCCTTATCATCCAAATCTTGAAAGTTATATACTTCCTACAAGAAATAATATTGTTGAATCAATCAGAAATATAATTCGTTATTAAAACTGAACTCAAAAGGAAAATAAAATGAAAGTTGATGTTGTAATGCCAAAAATGGGCGAAAGTGTTAACGAAGGAACAATTATTAAATGGCATAAGAAAAAAGGCGATAAAGTTGAAAAGGATGAAATTATTTTTGAGATAAGTACCGATAAAGTTGATACTGAAATTCCAAGTCCCGAAAACGGAATTTTATCCGACATAAAAGCTTTTGAAAACGAAACAGTTGAAGTAGGAGCGGTTGTTGCAGTTATCGAGACAAATGGCGAAGCTGCTGTTGAAGATTCGAAAAAAGAAGAAGAGACAAAAGCAGAAGAGGAACCTTCAACCACTCAAGTTGGCGGTGAGTTAGTTGATATACCAATGCCCAAAATGGGTGAATCGGTTATGGAAGGAACAATTATCAAATGGCATAAAAAAGAAGGCGATAAAGTTGAGAGAGATGAAATTTTATTTGAAATAAGCACAGATAAAGTTGATACCGAAGTACCTTCACCGGTTGAAGGAACTCTGGTTGAAATCATAACCGGGGAAAATGAAACTGTTGAAGTCGGACAAACAGTTGCAAGAGTATCATCAGGTTCGGGAATTGCAAGAAAGAAAGAAAGTATTTCAAGTAGTTCCAAACCAGAAAAAGCTAAAGAAGAAAAAGTTGATGAAGAAACAAAGACCGAAACACGAGAAAAACAATCTGAACAAAAAGTAGATACATCTTCTTCGGATAGATTTTATTCACCGTTAGTTATGAAAATTGCCAACACCGAAAACGTTTCCTATGATGAATTAGAAACTATCGAAGGAACCGGAATAAACGGACGTGTTTCTAAGAATGATATACTAAAATATATTGAAGATAGAAAAAGCGGAAAGACTTCTGCACCTAAGAAACCTCAACAATCTCAGCAAACAACCACTAGTCAAAAACCATCAGTTCCAAAAGAAACTGCACAACCAACCTGGGAAGCCGGTGAAGGTGTTGAATTGATACCGATGGATAATATTCGTCAAAGAATTATGTATCACATGGTTAACAGTCGAGATACGTCGGTTCACGTCACGGCAGTAATTGAAACGGATATGACCAAAGTGCATAATTTTATTCAAAAGAATAAGCAGAAGTTTTTAGAAAGCGAAAGAATAAAATTAACTTATATGCCTTTCATATCTTATGCGGTCATTAAAGCTTTGAAAGAATATCCGTTTTTGAATGCATCAATCGATGGGAATAACATTGCAGTTAAAAAGTATATAAATCTTGGTATCGCAGTTGCAGTAGAACCAAATGGACTAATTGTCCCGAATATTAAAAAAGCGGACGAAAAAAATATTCGTGGACTCACAAAATCTATTATGGAATTAAGTGAAAAATCGCGAACAAAAAAATTAATGCCTGATGATATCATGAACGGAACATTTACTATTACGAATTATGGAGTATTCGGTTCATTATTCGGTACCCCAATTATTAATCAACCTGAAGTCGGAATTTTAGGAATTGGATCGGTAACTAAAAAACCTGTCGTTGTTGAAGTTGACGGCACTGATACGATTGCAATAAAACCGATGATGTATTTATCACTAAGCCATGATCATAGATTAGTTGACGGAATGCTTGGCGGTAAATTCTTAAAGTCAATTAAAGATACTTTAGAAAATTTTGATACATCTATTTTTTAAAAACTTGCGAGCAATAAGCGGTAGTCTTACTCATAATCATAATCATAATCTTAATCTGATTTAAGAAATATAAAAAGTGATTAAGATTAAGAGTAGGATTAAGAATTAAAAGGACACTTATGAAGATTAATCAACATCAAAAAAAATATGCGGAAACCTTAGAGAAAGAACAAATTCCTTTAGGTAAAAGACCTGAATGGTTAAAAGTAAGATTACCAAGCGGACAAAATTATAAAGATGTTCACAGTTTGATGCGCAATTCAAAGTTGAATACAGTCTGTGAAGAAGCACGATGCCCGAATATTGCTGAATGCTGGAACGCACGTACTGCAACATTTATGATACTTGGTGATACATGTACACGAAGTTGTGGATTTTGTAATGTAAAACTCGGAATGCCGAACGAATTGGATTTAGATGAACCACGTAGAGTCGCCGAATCTGTTGAGCAATTAAAACTTAGACATGTTGTTATTACTTCCGTTAACAGAGATGAATTAAAAGACGGCGGTGCATCTATCTTTGCTGAAACTAATCGATTGATCAGAGAAAAAATGCCTGAGACTACTATCGAAATATTAATACCGGATTTCAAAGGAGAGAAGCATGCGTTTGAAATAATAATGCAGAACCCGCCTGATATTTTGAATCACAATTTAGAAACGGTAAACCGATTGTACCACGCTGTTCGTCCCCAAGCAAAATATTCCAGAAGTTTGGAATTAATAACATGGTTTAAGGAAAAAGGATTACGTACCAAAAGCGGAATAATGGTTGGAATCGGTGAGAAGAAAGAAGAAGTATTTGAATTGATGAAAGATCTTTACAACAGCGGTTGTGATATAATGACAATAGGTCAATACTTACAGCCAACCAAAAATCACTTAGCGGTTGACAGATTTGTAACTCTTGAAGAATTCAAAGAATACAAAGATTTTGGGATTGAATTGGGATTTAAAGCTGTAGAATCTTCACCCCTTGTAAGAAGTTCCTACCACGCAGATAAGCATGCGAGATTGGTTTAAAATTGATCACAAACTAAAAAGAACCAAGCCGACTCAAAGTAGTCGGCTTTATCTTATTACTTAAGTAAAATCATTTTTTTTGTTGCATTATATATTTTGCTTTCAAGTCGGTAAATATAAATATTAGAAGCAAGATCAACTACATTCAAGTTTACTTCATGATAACCTGCATCATAAATACCCCTGGTAATAGTTTTAACTTTTTGTCCTAAGATGTTGAATAAGCTAATTGAGATATCCGATTTTTCGGGTAAATCAAATTTAATTGTTGTTGTGGGGTTAAATGGATTTGGATAATTTTGATGGAGAGAAAATTGAGTTGGTATTTGATCTTCAACTGATGTAACAGAGGCATTTACTTTTGCCGTTTCCCTAAAATATTCAAAAGTTCCGTCATTATCGATTTGCTTTAATCTGTATTCCAATTCTTCGGCTGGAGGAGATACGTCCAGATATTCATAGTATTTTGGTGAAGCAGTCGTTCCATGGCCATCGACAAAACCTATTTTTTCCCATTTTGATTCATCAGTTAGAACTCGTCTCTCAACATCAAAACCAAAATTATTTATCTCAATTGCTGTTTCCCATTCTAATAAAACATCTCCGTCAATTAGCTCTCCCGAAAAAGAAACTAGTTCTACTGGTAATACTGAACTTTCGGTTGATACAACACCGCGTATTCTATAATCACCTGAGCCGACTGCGGACCAACCAGCTCCTGTGTTTATTGAAGACCGATTATCAACGTTTCCATCATCTACCCTAATAAAGAATGAAGTACCTGTGGCAAAGTATAAAACTAAGTGATAATCAGTCCCGACGGACAAACTAGTTACACCGGAAGATTGCATATCAGCATAATTCCAACTAAAGTTCAAAATATTATCCTTATCGAATGTAACAGTACTTCCAAGTTTTGAGTCTGGTAAACCAGAGCCATTATCAGACCAAATTTCCAAAGAGAGATCGCTTGTTATATCTATGGT
It contains:
- the lpdA gene encoding dihydrolipoyl dehydrogenase, encoding MSKSYDIVVLGGGPGGYVAAIRAAQLGYKTAIIEKDNLGGVCLNWGCIPTKSLLKNAELYDLAKNHSDEYGLSFTDLKFDFAKIIQRSRGVSEKIVKGVQFLVKKNKIDHIQGFGKFISKNKLEVLDSNKKKIEEVEGKHIIIATGARPRSIDAIPIDHKNIITSTEAMSLDKQPKDLIVIGAGAIGVEFAYFYNVLGTEVTIIEMMDNILPIEDKEVSDTLARSFKKRGIKIHTGTKVEKAETKGKSVVVTIEKNGKKEELKAEKVLSAIGVQGNVEGIGLEEIGVEIEKGHIKVDKHTYKTNIDGVYAIGDVIGAPWLAHVASHEGVHCIEKIHGINHGSIDYNSIPGCTYCQPQVASIGLTEAKAKEKGYEYKVGKFPYSASGKAGAIGEREGFVKIIFDSKYGEILGAHIIGAEATELIAEIGIAKSLEATYETILGTVHAHPTLSEMVMEAAGQAYGEAIHI
- the lipB gene encoding lipoyl(octanoyl) transferase LipB, with amino-acid sequence MAKQSTYRTFDYIDLDFIDYDKAWDLQKEIFKLRTGDEINDTFFLLEHPHTYTLGKTADKKNLISNEAFLNKYGIKVYDIDRGGDITYHGPGQIVGYPIIKLSEWKEDTHLYLRNLEQIIIDVCSDYGLQTGRIDGLTGVWIEDRKIAAIGIKVSRWITMHGFAFNINTDLNLFNGIIPCGITNKKVTSLQHELGKEVSINEVKEKLVEKFKHAFSYDTYKVVLKDSFEKVN
- a CDS encoding dehydrogenase E1 component subunit alpha/beta — protein: MAKENKEEIITEEQNTSNKKNGKAPTGKLDHFGGMTKEELMNILRLMSLGRQMDNKIMNLLKQGKVFFHIAGSGHEATQVAFGLAMKPKKDWAFPYYRDMAFMLALGTKIEDVFLAQMGKADDPMTGGRQMPCHWASKEFNVPTQSSPTGTQFLQAVGAALAGRKKGDDTVVYVSAGEGTTSEGEFYEAVNWAAREKLPVVFVIQNNKWAISVPVQGQNSGRNNSVAEMMKGHENLLRMEVDGTDFFKVNAAAQSAFKYARQGKGPALIEAHVVRLLSHSSSDDQKKYRPQDSLEEDLKKDPIEQFANKLIEKGILTELAYKEFQKEIKNHIDEAADWALKQSDPEPESAIKYVLDESGKRDKLEYEKGKLDGKPAVMVDAINHALREEMERNEKIYVFGEDVADGKGGVFTATKGLSTQFGNDRVFNSPLAEASIMGVAIGMALTGLKPCVEIQFGDYIWPAFMQMRDELVMYRYRSNNLFEAPVVTRVAVGGYIHGGLYHSQNIEGFFSHMPGILIAYPSNAADAKGLLKTALRLNDPVLFLEHKGLYRQSHSTAPEPSAEYLLPFGKANVVKEGTDLTIITWGAIVHEAKFAVKKVEEEEGCSIEVIDIRTIHPLDEETIYKSVRKTGKAIIMHEDTLTSGFGAEIAARISANCFESLDGPIMRVGAKDTPIPYHPNLESYILPTRNNIVESIRNIIRY
- the sucB gene encoding 2-oxoglutarate dehydrogenase, E2 component, dihydrolipoamide succinyltransferase, with translation MKVDVVMPKMGESVNEGTIIKWHKKKGDKVEKDEIIFEISTDKVDTEIPSPENGILSDIKAFENETVEVGAVVAVIETNGEAAVEDSKKEEETKAEEEPSTTQVGGELVDIPMPKMGESVMEGTIIKWHKKEGDKVERDEILFEISTDKVDTEVPSPVEGTLVEIITGENETVEVGQTVARVSSGSGIARKKESISSSSKPEKAKEEKVDEETKTETREKQSEQKVDTSSSDRFYSPLVMKIANTENVSYDELETIEGTGINGRVSKNDILKYIEDRKSGKTSAPKKPQQSQQTTTSQKPSVPKETAQPTWEAGEGVELIPMDNIRQRIMYHMVNSRDTSVHVTAVIETDMTKVHNFIQKNKQKFLESERIKLTYMPFISYAVIKALKEYPFLNASIDGNNIAVKKYINLGIAVAVEPNGLIVPNIKKADEKNIRGLTKSIMELSEKSRTKKLMPDDIMNGTFTITNYGVFGSLFGTPIINQPEVGILGIGSVTKKPVVVEVDGTDTIAIKPMMYLSLSHDHRLVDGMLGGKFLKSIKDTLENFDTSIF
- the lipA gene encoding lipoyl synthase; protein product: MKINQHQKKYAETLEKEQIPLGKRPEWLKVRLPSGQNYKDVHSLMRNSKLNTVCEEARCPNIAECWNARTATFMILGDTCTRSCGFCNVKLGMPNELDLDEPRRVAESVEQLKLRHVVITSVNRDELKDGGASIFAETNRLIREKMPETTIEILIPDFKGEKHAFEIIMQNPPDILNHNLETVNRLYHAVRPQAKYSRSLELITWFKEKGLRTKSGIMVGIGEKKEEVFELMKDLYNSGCDIMTIGQYLQPTKNHLAVDRFVTLEEFKEYKDFGIELGFKAVESSPLVRSSYHADKHARLV